Genomic window (Littorina saxatilis isolate snail1 unplaced genomic scaffold, US_GU_Lsax_2.0 scaffold_657, whole genome shotgun sequence):
TATATACTCCTGCCGGGcctttaaaaagtcgtgtttttgtgtgtgcaggatattcgctaggacaggacctcaagctgaaccagcacaacagcgatgcattcttccatggcttccacaaaagtctttcgactatagcgggcattgcatacagatagtccaaagagggttagggttaccctaaccctcctttttaaaaattctttagaccaattatccctctgttcccatgttaaacatggaataattctggacaaatgcgaggacgttagctttttttaattttattttttttatcattttacttatcattaaaacttgtttagatttcgattcgtaaaccatttacagtaatcctttgtttttttaactttgttcatcttaccacagtcacttcgttgtttagatttatcattaaatttgttaccattatgcaggaaaaatgtagaataaaaccaggagagctttcggtagaagatatttcctgtgtcaaaagttaatgcttattctgattgatgggtgctccaaactaagttattttgactgccttattcgaattcatttccaagacagggctgagaagtggagaagcttaggagaatatcgtaaaaattgtctgggtgtttatgcaaaactttcgaatatgtcagattttactttagagattttaaatactgttaactgacagaaatgctataacttctacaccaattgactggataacttcatattcagcatacttaaacttgattttatgcatgtgcagttcacaagtggcaaatttgtaggttaaattatctaacttttgcatcaccaatgacaccaacgctttcgtgtctgaggattgccctgaacctagctgtaactgcatgctttcttcaggtcatcgatagcctgggggttgaaggggatgtttttacatactcagacattcaaaataatcaaaaaggtaaaagactgaagggtttaaattaggtaaaaatggctaccgctcaatgtcaaaactcgttctgtttagtcgacccccgaatttggagaaaaaaattaaaattgcacaaaagtcagaccattcaatttacaaaattgccacttactggaaaggcagaacataaactgaagttaatgaataccatatataaaataattggttcaacagatgcagaagtaatttgcatggttgtgggtgtcctttttaggggggcaaccctgtagaagagacgattttctttaattatcaatccgtaatatattgtttgttatgcatacaagattaacattgacaaatacttcaagactcctcattgatcttaagaaatgttgtgggttttttgttactgactgattcactttctattcactttattctacataagtcacgacaagaaaatcaagggaggtaatttcttcggaagaggtaattctctcccctcagaacgattgttgtagttttgtttgattttgttcccttataataagtattatttaaaatagatctttacatcttgatgtgaaaggcgcagtacccccctccccccaggatgttaaattctaggttgtgtccatgtaaaatcctgatcctagtcaagatccgagttggtttttcatgcaactgtgcctctttatgccactcaattagacatactttgcaatccataattgcacgaaactaagtacaggaaatacgttgttgtcgtgtttttaatattacataatgaaataaaaaatgtcacaactggtttcgtgttgggctttctctctctgtctgaatctcataattacttccttctgaggcctgaaatgtgttgcaggcattgttcagcttgcatttattgttacaatttttgtggatatgttattaagtgtgtctgtgtttctatcattcgttatcagtgtggttaaaaaaaaagcacacgtcaaagtaatttacccttcatcattatcaaaacatgcagatacaggtaataaatatttgtgatactttaaacaaatacaatgtttgtttgttgcgttttttcttttttcagagcaaacacacatcgtatttgttcaaacgtgtatattctgcactttctaataccctgcatggatctccaaatcaagaataatgaaaaaacgtctgatagccctgcagcactcacacgaacatgatagaagcttgcatgcatgcacccaggctcgctgtcttcggctaaaagagcttaccgttggatcttcgctcagacaaatgtagctgtcttgtccacttgctcctgtcgcatagatctgcaatgtgcaacatcatctttgattaataagtctgaggcccagacaaacacacacgcgcgcatatttgcgagagaatgcacgtcagtctattcaatcaaacatactacagacgtggtggtggaaactggacattcgccgtataacaaaatcaatatctagattcatttgtgtgtgtatgtttaatcaaaagttcatcttgcgcacattcagtctgtattgtaacaggacctatcccgtaaaaacttcgaacagatctattaaattctgaaatccttgacaagtttttttcccaatcatctgtatctgaccgaagtaaaaaaaattaaaaaaatcagccagtacacgcatctacccccttacacgacaatacatatgtggcgaaaaaagttatcgagagggggggaacaaggaataaattagatccagaaataattccacttcatcattccaaaattcaagtgtgaagtgatcagatactgtggtaaagatacgtgcttagtatcacaactgaaaatacaagccctagggttttaaatcaaggaaacaattaaagttaaggaaagatcaacagaaatgtcgagaacatgtaaaatattgtacttacaatccgtttcagcatgctcttcgaataataatctcccagtcagcctcgtgcttacgacttcgacaggatgttgcctctcacgctgagccagtacatttggagtgaattcaaaggccagagatgcagtacaagcacattagttagatctaattcatttacattgctaccttgcccaatttatggctatttctgttggtaacatcacacatgtggcaagcagtgcttgttgccgactctgctgggacaggcagcagacgattttatttaggaaccaaattctgattggttaaaacataaaaccggaactcaaagtaccacttgttctttggaagtatcaaatcaagaacagataagcaggtaaatctgaaatgggttcaacacttttaaaaaatcgtagtaaatcagaaaacacagtaaacgttggaaaaatcgtccagtatcgcttctacaggtctatacttggacaaaacataaagcaattcagtaaagctgacacttcaaaatgtctgtttagttacactttaacaGGTAACAGGGGCgaagcagttaagccagagggggggggggggggtacaacctggggtccaggggtagaccccttgtggggtacatgggcaaggccccgatggggggtctggggggcctagccccccccccccccccccccccagaagctgaagagatttagctattttatgaacgatttatggcttatccttgattttaaacatgatcaactggtgtcagcagccccccccccccccccttatccgCCCTGGGTAAGACAGTTTGGTAAGGCTGGGATGGAGGTGGCTGATCGTGGGCCTACATCTTCCCTATCACCAGGACAACGATGTGCAAGTCGTCTCTACGTGCAACACTGCCTTGTTTTCACACTGTCCTGCAATATATTAACCTTATTGTTTGTGTTCCAACAGGTAAGACGGTGGTGCTAGTGCTGCAGGGGGTGAGGTGGCTGCGACAGGGGCACGATGTGCACGTCATCTCAACACGGTACGAGACCCGGGCCGTCAGCACATCCATCAAACAACAGCTGGAGATGTCGCTGAGCGCGGGCCCGACGCCTTCCCTGACACCAGGCAGCGTGTCGTACCACCTATACGATATCTGGAACAGGGAGGGAGATGTTGATCAGGCAGTCACCGACCTCGTGGTGTGTGTGAATAACGGCCAGCTGCACGTCTTGATCGACGAGGTGTCCTTTGACAGCAGGTTTGTTTTCatacgtgtgtgagtgtgtgtatgtgtatgtgtgtgtgtgtgtatgtgtgtgtgtgtgtgtgtgtgtgtgtgtgtgtgtgtgtgtgtgtgtgtgtgtgtgagagagagagagagagagagagagagagagagagagagagagagagagagagagagagttgtaacGTCAGCAGTGCTCAGTTAGAGCGAGTCTTGGACAACGATGAACAGTTGGAACaggtaacgagagagagagagagagaaagagagagagaattttgaattgaaattcattttacgagggtaacagaataagcaatgtatacatgctttttttcatccggccctcgcccattgaggggtaacaaacaagaagaaatagaagataagtttaactatagtacaaatgacatatttaccataattaacatgtcaagtaaccaataagacattttaagatgcatttaagtgtgtgtgtgtgtgtgtgtgtgtgtgtgtgtgtgtgtgtgtgtgtgtgtgtgtgtgtgtgtgtgtgtgtgtgtttgtaagagagagagagagagagagagagagagagagagagagagagagagagagagagagagagagagagagagagagagagagagagagagagagagagagagagagttgtaacTGTTTGATTCATGCAACTCGCACCACGTGTATGCGTGAAATTGCATGTTGTTATGACCACAATGCGCGTAAAATCCTAATGAAGTCATCATTGGTAAAATATCAAGTGACATCTTTTATAAAGTTGCGGATAACGCATTCCTATTATCAGCTTACTATATCTCATGTGAGTGTGTTACACATCTCTGACaacatgtctccattctgtgtcacaggaATAAGCATGGTCCCCGTCACACACGCCTTGTAACACGCCTAGCGCAGCAAGTACCACACCTGTACCTGTGGTGTGCCGGTATTGACATCACCGACATACCCCCAGCACTGCAGACACAGGTGTTCACTGTCCCCCTCCGCTCGGCGCCCGCCGTCCTGCGTGAAATACAACCCGTGATTCACACGTTTGCTGTCCACGACTACAGCGACAGCGGCGTGCCTGCCCCTGGGGACGGGCTGAGCGTGATACGGCTGAGTCACCATGGCAACGCTCACACAGGTCGGTGGCCGGTGGACTGCGCACAGTGTGGTCAGGATATCGCTGCCGTGCTGCGCCGTCTGGGTGTTGGTAAGTTGTGTAGCTGATGATGATAGTGATAAtgttggaggtggtggtggtggtagtggtggtggtgatgttgatgatgatgatgatgatgattgtggttGGTTTGAGTAAAGGGTAAATTAAAGCTTCCCGCTTCCTAATAGtgtccccgccccccccccccccccccccccccctccccccctctcgagAATATTATTGGAAAGTCTTGGCTCTCAGGAAAAGAACTAAATGATTGTTCAATCAAATCTAAAGTCTGGTCAGTCTGCAGGGAgaaaacaatgacgtcatttgtattgACGTAAAAGGCAAAATTACGTCATGACGTCGAAGTTTTGCTGTCTGTGTCGAAAATGTACACACTTTGTGAAGATTTTATAACTCAGGTGTGTATGCaggcttgcgtgtgtgtgtgggagggggttggggtgggtggtgtgtgtgtttgagaaaacaaatgaatacacGGATAGGGTGTGTCTTAAAATGTAACGAATGTTTGCTTACATACATGAATATTTAACTGTTCCAACGGTCTTTTCCCTGCAGGGAGGAGCGTCGCCAATAGTCCCTCCCGGCTGAGCTACCGCGACGTGTTCGTCCTGACCAGAAGCGACGATCTACATGATGACGTCACGGATGAGGCAGGGCGGGTGACGTCACCAGCTAGCGGCGTGGTGCAGGGACTGAAAGATGGTGGTGTACCGGTGAGTGTGTTGGGGGATCAAGACTTCCTACACAACAGGGCGAGGTGGGAGCGAGCTGTGCAGGACGTGGTGGTGGCGGCAACGGACACAGTGACAGTAGCGTTCTATGGCTGGGTGCAAGGCCTGGAGCGGCGCGTGGTGGCCGTGTTACAGGACAGAGCTCAGGAGGATGATGATGCAGGGAAGACTGATGAGGAGATTGATCGTGTAGACAGGCTGATTGCAGTATCACGCTGCACCACACAGCTCATCACGGTCCGCACGCCTcctgtcaccaccaccaccccgccACCCCTTACAACAACCActacccccaccaccacaaccaccccgCCATCCCTTACAACAACGACTACCCTCGCCACCACAACCACCCCGCCATCCCTTACAACAACCACTACCCTCGCCACCACAACCACCCCGCCATCCCTTACAACAACGACTACCCTCGCCACCACAACCACCCCGCCATCCCTTACAACAACCACTACCCTCGCCACCACAACCACCCCGCCATCCCTTACAACAACGACTACCCTCGCCACCACAACCACCCCGCCATCCCTTACAACAACGACTACCCCCGCCACCACAACCACCCCGCCATCCCTTACAACAACGACTACCCTCGCCACCACAACCACCCCGCCATCCCTTACAACAACGACTACCCTCGCCACCACAACCACCCCGCCATCCCTTACAACAACCACTACCCTCGCCACCACAACCACCCCACGCCACAACCTAATACAACAACCTCTACCACCGCCGTCACCACCACGACCACCGACACCACCAGCAACGACGACTACCACAACCGCCAAGAGGAGGAGAGGCAGGAAGTGTGTCTTGTCGTGACATGCCCCGCATCAACACCATCGTCACCACCTCTACCGTGAGCTTCACCAGTGTCGTCACCACCACTTCCACCACTaccacagcagcaacaacaacaaccatcaccaccactaccacgacaacaacaacaaccgccaccacaacaacaccaccaccaccacctccaacaACAACCGccgccaccaccacaacaacaacaaaacaacaacaacaacaacaacaacaacaacaacaacaacaacaacaacaacaacattagttTTGCCCAAAACACATCAGGTAATTCCTGGTTGGTATCGCCGATTGTTTGGCAGTGTAAAAATTAGAGATGATTTCGTCAGGTTCTGACGCAAAATAAGAATTGACGTCATCGTGCTTGTGTTTTACGTCATTCAGATCTTGACACAGTGACTGCGCTTTGAATCTATTTACCGATGCACGGCTTTCTTTGATGTTTCACATGACATTTGTTTGACCTTTATCACTGGTCAACTGGTACAACATAAATGACAGGTACCGCTTATGAACCTTTTTAGTCTAAATATGTCGTTTACAAATGTTTACTGCCTGTTTGAAAAGTAACAAATGGCATTTCTCAAaaagcacaaacaaaaacacacacaattgttttttaataaaaatatgTTTGCTCTAAAATGATCTTCTATTTGTCTCAattactatgtgtgtgtgtgtgtgtgtgtgtgtgtgtgtgtgtgtgtgtgtgtgtgtgtgtgaacacgcgcgtatgtgtctgtctggctgcgTTACAATTTTTTATTTGAAAACAACTCAAACCTGACACACTTAGTGTTTTATGATCACTGTTGTCCACAAAGTTTGGTGACCTCTCTCAAATGTCGAAGTCTACGCTTTCGCAAATATAAAAGACACAAACGGTGCATTAACTGAAAAATTCTACAAAATGAATTTAAGAAAAACTGTTCAAGCAAAGACAGTATACAGTAGGTCACCATCTTGAATTTCCCTCCATccagaagggagataactgcgaTTTAATCTAACGTGTAAAAAAAGACAACctcaaaacaaatcaaaccaacaaaacataaacaaaacacacaaaacataaacaaaacacacacacaacataaacaaaacataaacaaaacacacacacaacataaacaaaacacacacacaccataaacaaaacacacacaaaacataaacaacacacacacaaaacataaacaaaacacacaaaacacacaaaacataaacaaaacacacacacaacataaacaaaacacacaaaacataaacaaaacacacacacaacataaacaaaacacacacacaacataaacaaaacacacacaaaacataaacaaaacacacacaaaacataaacaaaacacacacaaaacataaacaaaacacacacacaacataaacaaaacacacacaaaacataaacaaaacacacacaaaacataaacaaaacacacacaaaacataaacaaaacacacacaaaacataaagaaAGGCGCACAGCTGGTAGGTTGATCTTTGTGATAACCCGAAAACacatagactgctaacgttccaaaatcgaggataaaaaaaagaaagaaatgtttgttattggaatgtttaatgtgtgtcacgatcgggtgacagagaccaagaaagtgtcactcagtagagtgcctgttctgggtcaatgtatgatagaaagcgcctgtgcgtgatattgggctacagcagagtttgctgacagtgctcaatgaacacggagggtttgctgcgcacgagttttacagtggaggtttctgctgtcatagggctgacggtttttcgctgacagcgcacacgggattttcagggattgagtttctcgtgtcttttttctgcttggggaggcagaattgtgtatagctggactggttttttgacaaggtcagtcacgtgttattggctaggttgtctgagagaggcacaaggacggcgcacttgacacccagcggcagaaggggaaggatctaatacacagtttctagagtatgatggtttttcaccgagtattatattcggcactctaaggGAACTTCCACCaattatttcttctctctgccacgtattttgctgaggacaagtcgtcaactttccttcgtcggcgatggctttcgcataaggattcgacaaggggttctggacgtttttggtcactgttgacgaacagaggctgttccagggaggaagcggatttttgcttccatgagagtacaatcataggcttttgaggtaataaatcattatttaacgctgttgatgag
Coding sequences:
- the LOC138954750 gene encoding uncharacterized protein codes for the protein MAARNTQQTDADDWRQIVTSLYPDALTRTYCVPPVQFNRVPYVRDTVPGTGLSVHVLQPGPSARFLHSALSTKPEGWTVPQHMWAEEPGPHLPPVGMQESDLRDDFAQNHVMLNLQELGDSRHEAMFILSQLQFGSYLNQPTYAAAAAQLPRPKDLPRDRQGDFDFLLFHRQHGILVGELKAVGKTMGALNQTYTPADPDLAQKVKQAVKQLDKSERVVRHLVSDMGPGMTVKKTLFLPYVSSAQLERVLDNDEQLEQAVCQSLGAANAAEAVQLCCCSDQLSQPASYWHVTPAVLSQLSTWWQHRMSCTVDARLTDQLYLDMVARFVGPATTVSVPCYNGVRVEVRTAGQAVAELGRRLALLVLTLQQLDLMNRDPPLVYITGAPGTGKTVVLVLQGVRWLRQGHDVHVISTRYETRAVSTSIKQQLEMSLSAGPTPSLTPGSVSYHLYDIWNREGDVDQAVTDLVVCVNNGQLHVLIDEVSFDSRNKHGPRHTRLVTRLAQQVPHLYLWCAGIDITDIPPALQTQVFTVPLRSAPAVLREIQPVIHTFAVHDYSDSGVPAPGDGLSVIRLSHHGNAHTGRWPVDCAQCGQDIAAVLRRLGVGRSVANSPSRLSYRDVFVLTRSDDLHDDVTDEAGRVTSPASGVVQGLKDGGVPVSVLGDQDFLHNRARWERAVQDVVVAATDTVTVAFYGWVQGLERRVVAVLQDRAQEDDDAGKTDEEIDRVDRLIAVSRCTTQLITVRTPPVTTTTPPPLTTTTTPTTTTTPPSLTTTTTLATTTTPPSLTTTTTLATTTTPPSLTTTTTLATTTTPPSLTTTTTLATTTTPPSLTTTTTLATTTTPPSLTTTTTPATTTTPPSLTTTTTLATTTTPPSLTTTTTLATTTTPPSLTTTTTLATTTTPRHNLIQQPLPPPSPPRPPTPPATTTTTTAKRRRGRKCVLS